AAGAAAACGATAGGGAGATGCCAATGGCAATAGACCCATCTGTGTTTTCaaacattgctgcaggagggtgaTGTGCAGAGGGCGATATGCACAAGTTGGTGGCAAAACACATTGGAGTTCTTTTTGGGGGGAAAGGCTCTATTTTggagtgcatttcacactacttttggattaCAATTATATTTTAAGGCTCGcgtgaatgtcctgcttaataatATAGTGTCATCATCGCAAATAAACtgcattatacttttttttttttaaacacttcaaCCAGAAAGAttgctctttggctagctttagCTACAGCCTATGTAGCAAAACAACTGCTGCATCCAAGTTACTTTGCAAAGATCAAAACCAACCAGAAACGTAGCAACTTTTCAAGCAAGAATCGAAACATCATTGTAAGCGTATGAGAACCCCGAATAGTGattttgtttagaagtaataaaaaCGTAAATACAGGATGTTTCATGGGCGCATACGTCGATGCCTTTTTTACTGCAGCCAAGAGTAGGGTGCATCTGTGCGTGAACGTCGACGTCACTGTGTCGTGCACTGGAAAGGGGTCTATATAAAGTACATTAGCCCCTTTCATATAATGTGCCTGGGTTATATAAATAGCAACTGTACCACAAATTGGCAAACAAAATAAATTGGTAACTATTCTGACAAAGTGGTGTGGTAGCTTTATCATACCTTAGCAAGTGGCACTGTCCCTTTCAGTCGACTGGCTGCGGTCTCAAAATCTGGGGCTAGTTTCTTACAATGTCCACACCTGCGAAGCAAATAATGATCAAATAGATTACTGGAGATATAATCCAAGGAACTGAATATGAACTGACAGGCAATACAAATGTTACCATAGTTATGCGTGGGTATAAATGTGTTATACCTGTAAAACTCATAAGCAAATTGGGGTTATAAAGACATAATATTACCAATTTTGAAAACATATCAATAGCTGATACTATTTGCACAGAGCGGCCAACATGCTACTAGCTAGCTTGCGTTGATACAGTAGCTACTTGCCTTGAGTTTGACAGCTGAAACAAAGAAtatagttagctggctaacggAACACGTCTTGGACAGTTGCCTAGAGTAGATAATGTACTTACATATTTGCCTTAAATTACATTGCACGTCTATAAATGACAATGGATATAGACATAAGGGAACGTTTCTATTTCTCACCACGGAGCGTAGAATTTCACTAACATCGTCTCGTGCTCCGCTGCCAGGTAATCGAAATCCGCGTCCCCTAGCTCTAGCACATCACCCCGTGCGACTACCGCGCCAGAAAATATTACAACCGATAACATGAAAGCAAAGATAAGCGACAAAAAGGAAGCCATATTTCTAAATCCTTCAAGTGAACAGGATtatcaaataaaatacagaaacaaAGAGCACATATGTTGTGGAAAAAGAGGACCCTCGCTGTCACCCTGCGGCTCCTCTTTCCGGAAAAAGACGAGTGGACAATTGAAAGGCGGGACATAAACGGAATATGAAGGAAACTGACCTTGTCATTGGTCGATGAGTACATACATTGATGCGATGTAAGTAGTACATCGGTCCACTTTGATGTCAATCATAGTGCAACCAAGGTCCATATCATCACACATGACCAAATGACAGGCTTCATACAGTTCAAGTACAGAACACCTGTCCCAAATATACGCCATCAATTTACAGACATCAAATAGTATAAGTAAGAATCACATTCATGTTTTATTTCAACACAACAATAAACTGGAAGGCACCACTGTAAAACAAATGTGCACATTTTATTCAAATATACACAATTGCCCACTCAATACCAGTAGATTCATTACAAAACACAATGGCAAACTGTACAATTGGAAAAAGGGCTGCCCTAGGCAAGAATGGTAAATTAGTCTTGCcagccccccccccaacccaatcTAAAAATGGTTAGCTGACATAGCTAATTTAGTGACTGTCAGTAACTGATatgagaaaaactgctgatgcacaaccaaatttcgaaattgcaccttgtgtattctactattctaactcaacAGTAAGTTTAAGTAACAGTAAGTTGAGATCCCAAGGCGACCGACTATGTCGCTTATGCATGGGGCCTGACCTGGTTGTTGGAAATCGTTTTCCCCTTTAACAAAATATTACATATATATTTCAGCTGATCATTTCAACATGATTGtgctactgtatatatgtgtccGTTTTCATTTAAATCCCCTCAACAGCAAACTAAATATTATGTGGAGCCACGACCAAATTAACACATTCTGCAATCGGTCTTTTTTATACAATCAAGACAATTGTACTCCACATTTGCTGCACCTCCTCCCACCTACATGGTTCATAGCACCAGGAACCTCATGTGGCCTGCACATGGCACTCATGCACATAATAGTAAAAAATCCTCTCATTAGTGGACCCATATAGTGCCATCAAAGGGAGACATGTCTTTGCAGTCCCCTATAGTGTTGAGTCAGAGATTCTTATACAGTCCCAGCCAAGTATTCAGAGATTGTTAAATCAAGTGCTCCTCCTTTTCTGTAGCTTGGACTGCTCCCAGGTAAGTCCAGCTGACTGTTATAACAGTACTCCTCCCCTGGGCCACGCTCAGTATATGTCCATTTGAACATTCCACATTTTTCCCCGCTGATCGCAGCCTTGGTGTTGGGTCCAGTTCAGTCCAGTTCTGGCTCTCTGCTGCTGGTTGGCTGCTCTGTGTCACTAACGTCCTCATCGGAGCAGACCCGTTGCGCGGAGAAACGGAACAGGCGCATGAGGTCCTGGAAACGGGCGCCAACCTAGAGGAGACATGTTTAGGGAAGTTACAGTAAAGGGATAAAAGGGTCAAATGGCCACCTCCTCAAAGGAAACATCTTAAAAATCACACACAGACCCAATTCCATTTTAGTACCCATTGGTCTAGCTGCTGGCCCTTCACAGATCTAAATAGGAAGTAACATGGTTATGGTTCTATTCTGTTCTTTCAGCCCCATAGTGGGGCTATGGGAAGTGCTAAGGGGTAGAAATAGAAGTGGGTGTGGTTCTCACTCACCTCATTGGCTGTCTTGTTGTCAAGTTGGGTGGAGACAGCCTGAAAGGTGCTTTTATTAGCTCCCTTCTGTTGGCAGGCGGTCAAGATGGCACGGTCCGCCTCCCTGTTAAAACATAACAATAATGAAACCAAATTCAATACAATTATTTCTATTGCGAAGCATCTATTTGACAATCCACCAGAATGGTAGAATACACTTTGCACCCCACACCTTAAAACGAGCATACAACAGGAGGACAATGGCTCTAACCTGGTCCAGAGGATGACTTTCTCTCCACTGGGTGTAAGCGAGATGTTTTTGGCACAGACTGGGCGGTTAGAGCGATCCCCTTCTTTCTCCTCGTCCGCTTCATCCTCCATTACTCGTTTGGCTTTTGGGGTTTTAGGACCTTGGCATCTCTTGGCATTTGCTGCTGATGACCTCTGGGAAGTGGAGTTTGTGTTGGTCACATCACCACAGCCTCTGTTCTCAGTCTGACACTGTGGCGAGGGCCGTATGTGGAGCTCGTTGAAAAAACCCCAGAACTCACCCTGCAGGTGGGTGTGACCTTGGAGAAGGGTGGCCACCTGCGCTTTCATCtgaaagatagagaaagagacatcTAATGTCCTAATAAACTACCTTTCAAATCTGATGAATAAATGGACCCTCCTCCACTATGATATTTCACTCCCGTCTGCTTCGCTAGCTTTGATATTATGTTATATTGACGTTTTCCAAGACAAAAAGTAGAACATGCTGCTCATGTGAAATCAATGTAGCACCCCCCAGCACACCTCCTTGATGCCAGCAGGGCTGAGAGTAGGGCCTCCTTGAAGGACGCTCACTATCTTGCAGTAGTGCGAGGAGGTTTCCCCAAAGCTCAGCTCCAGTTGTCGCAGGAAGCGCCGGCTCCGCTCAAATGCCTGCTGTTCTGCGAGCTACggcaggtggaggagaaggaataTTAACACTGACCACTGTCTGTCACACACAAATAACAGACCAGTGGGCTTTAGTTTTGATGAAATTACACACACACGACAAGTTTCAAAGTGTGTATTTACAAAGTGAATAGAAGGCCAAGCCAGCACATACCAGTCCACACTCCTGGGCTTGTTCGAGATGGAGGAAGGCAGCAAAGTCTCGGAGCAGCTCCGGCCACTCATTCAGAACAGGCTTTAGCCTGGTGAAGAGTTCCACAGAGGTGTGCTCATCTCCGTCCTGCTCAAACTCATAGAGTACCTCCAGAAACTCCTTCACACGCCCCGGCACCTCCTGCAGGGCATGGCACACCTGGTCATAAAGAGCAAGAGAGTTATATTTGCAGTAGGATTAAGGATTTCTCAACCTTTTAGCTGTTATGTCCCCTATATAGGAGATTTTGGGCGGTTCTGGACTGGTCCCGACTGACATTCTGGTGTACAAAGTGCTCTGTGAATGTCATAAGGTCCTGTTCCTTCTAGTGCCAGAAACCCCCATCTGTCTGCTCTGTGCTACCACTCTCTCAGCGGCGCTGACTTGAAGTGTCAGGTTTTAGACCCCACATTTGCATAAGGAGTGATTTTCTGGCCTATCCAGACAAATAATAGATTTGTTCTTCCTCTGAGTGACTGAGCCCAGCCTGGGAGACGGTATATGAAAGGGGACAGTCTAGCGAATACAACAGTTGAGGTTTCATTTCACTGTGATATTCTCAGTCAGATTGACAGCTCTCAACATGAAAAGACTACATTTCATAGAATTTAAACAAGACCACTTTCTCTTGGGTCACAGATGGCCAAAATTAATTCCTGCTTAAAGCTGCAGTTGTAACAAATCTGCACACATTTGAATGGCGTCTCTACGCCGCTCAGTGGACGTTTAGGAGAAAGGTCTCTCGTCAGTTATATGACCCTGTGCCAATATTGTACTGTCACTAAGTAGGATCATTCACTGTTCTAAGGTGAAATCTTATAGTAAGTCGCTTAAAGTTGGATTGTTTCTATATTTAGAAATCATTATGAAAAATCTGATATTAGTGCAACGTACTTGAACTTGTGTCCTCAAAGTGAGtacacctcagcaatttataactctattttttttaccagaaagatgagTTCCAGACCTTTCTGAAACTACGCAACAGTTGTTAACAGCCATCTCAGGAAAAATAATAACGGttgggtatgtctatttaggcAGAAATCTAAATGATGTTGATGAGAGGGTGGCTATAACTGTAAATAGTGCAACAACGTATTGCAAGTGATACACTGCATGCAATCGCAAGCTGCCTTATTCCGATGTAATATCGGATTGAATGCTACCCCAGTCCATTTCAAATGGTTATTTTGGCCAACTTCGCTCAATGCTAGGGGTGTTAATCAgacagaaattgtagcccaaagcCTTTTAAGCACTTTGGGTGCGAGAAATGAGCTTTATAAATAAAATTAATTATTATTTACCCTGTTGAGATAATTCTGAGCGAAAGccatttccttcctctccctcaggGGGTCGCTGTCGAGTACGTCGTCATAGTCACAGAGGAATGGTGGGATTTTGGACATGCCCTCGCTGCCAACTTCTCCCGTGTGATGCTGCTCGTGCTTTGAGCTGGGAGGGTTGGGTGTGTTACTACAGCAGCCTGGGAAGGACATCAAATCCAGCAGGTGTGGTTAGATGGGAGAAGAGAAAGACTCCCCCCTAATTCCAAACAGACCCCTAGGACTTTGTAGAAATCTGATAGCATTGATATATTTCATAATCCTATTCAATTATATGTGAAGTGTTCCCCCCTATACACATTTAGCAGCGGCTGCTTCTGCAAATTGTGGCCTATACTGCAGAAAATGTATAATATTTATAATGGAGACCTATAGATATGCCCCAGGAAGAGCGCATCCGCCGCCCTTGCTAACTTTGACACTGCTGCTGAAAAAAACCCTAGTGGAAAAACTGTGTGTGTCCCCCTACATGTTGTGGTTTTTAAAGATTGGCGGGACGCTAACCTGAGGGTGTGCCTGATCGTTCGCCTTCTTCCGAGTCCTCTGACCTCCCCCCCGACGCCAGCCATGACAGTTTCTCCATCGTCTCCTAAAAGGTAAGATAACACACAAACCAAAACTATGAGGCGTGTGATATACGTGTAAAGAACTTGGTAAATACAATTTATTAATATGTTGTAATATCAACGTGTTGCATGATCTCACTCACTTGCAGCTCTGGCACGGACAACGTGGACACCTCGGAGGCTGGTGATACCGCTTCCTCTACCTCCTGATGTCCCATCCCCTcgtcaccctctctccctccgtcccccaTGCCCGACGGTCTAGGTGATAGGGTCAGCGTTATCTCCTGCACCTCCTCTGACTCCTCCATGGGGTCAATGCAATCAACGCTCCCCGGGGGACTGGCCGAGGACTCAGACAGGGCCAGGAGGGTCATTCCAAAATgatccccatcctcctcttccctgccacagtcctctttctcttcatctctcccctcttcctccattACAGCTGTGACATAGTCGTCAGGGGTCAGAGCCTGGTCCAGGGCAGGGGGTTCCGGGGAGGCTGAAGGCTGGGGCTGACCCTCACTCTTCAGGCTGCTTTTGAGTTCCTTCGTCACCCGCCGGCTGGTCCTGGAGGATTTGTCCTTGAATTGTTCGATAGGACTCGTAGTAGAGACAGAGGTTTGGGTTTCGGTACTAGTGGAGGCGGTTCTACTATTCATATGTGAAAACCAAAGGAGGTTTGCGCCACTGTTAGGGGTCACAGTATTCAGGTTTGTTTGTGGAGGGTTCTTGTTGTTGGGTGGAGGAGCTGGCAGCAGCCTGGGCAGCCTACGGAGGTTGGCGAACGTGCTGAACTTCCCAGCAACCTGGTCTTCGGCCAATGGAGCGGAATGGGACAATCGGGAGGCCAATACCCTGGCGGAATGAGCGGGACAAAGGACAGCTGCAGCCACTGGGGCAGGCAAATTGAGAATGACTTGCAGGGGCTTCTGGGAAGATTTGGGTTGAGGCCTGAGGGGATGTTTCAGATGAGGCTTGGTGGGATGCTGAAGAGGAGGAGGTTTGGATGTTGCAGGGTGGATGGGTTGCAGTTCGTGCTGAATCACAGCACCCGCCTGCAAATTATTTTCTGAGCGTGTAGTTCCACTTTTCAGACTGTGGGGGGCGCTGTGCGATACAGCAAGGGACAGCGAGAGGTCACAGTCTGGTGGAGGGTGACAGCGCCTGAAGCCGCAGCGCTGGAATGAAAGGCTGTCGGGGAGTTGGGGCGGGTAGCGAGTCGCGGGTGGGAAGCTGTAGTCCAAGGTCCTGGAAGAACTGAAGAGAAGCGTGTTGAGTGGGGCTTTCTTTGATTGACAGGCCGACATGGTTTCTGTATCTGGCGAGCTGTTGAGATCTTCGATTGCCTCGTAGATATAAGGCAAACTTCTCTGTAGGAATAGAACATGTATTTAAATCAATATGAACTATTTAGTTATCCAAATATCCAAACAAGTTGACTTTTATCTTACCTGATGCAAACAAACTTTCAGTCCGAAACAACCTTTATTGTTAGCAGACAATAAGTGTTTGCAATACGGTGGAAGCTCCCCTAAGACAATTGGAATGCTAGATAGCCAACAATATAGTTTCTAACTATCCTAGGTGTGGATTTGTGATTGGGATCAAGCAGTAGTATTCTAAGTGTTGGTTGGTACCCCCAGCCATCCGGGCatggctctctcctctctctccactgaggGGCGCAGGTCACCCGGGTTCACTCGTTCACAGGCCACTGGCATGGGCTGAACCACCTTCTGGAGCCGGTAGGCCTGAAAAAGACGTAGGGAGAGGCACTTTTTGAGGCCCATTCTTTCGTATTGTTGATGGTCAACGCTAAAATTTAGTTGAGTATTAGTTCATGTTAATGGATGCAGTGGCAAGAGAAAGTATGTCAaccctggatttctgcataaattggtcgtcaaatttgatctgatcttcatcacaacaatagacaagcaCAGTGTGCTTAAGCTactaacacacaaattattgtatttttcttgtctctATTGAATACaccatttaaacattcacagtgtaggttgggaaaagtatgtgaacccctaggctaatgacttcaccaaaagctaattggagtcaggagtcaactaacctgtggtccaatcaatgagacgagattggagatgttggttagagctgtcctgccctataaaaacactaaacatttgagtttgctattcacaagaagcattgcctgacgtgaaccatgcctcgaacaaaatagatctcagaagactaagaattgttgacttgcataaagctggaaagggttactaaagtatctctaaaagccttgatgttcatcagtccacagtaagaccaattgtctataaatggagatagcactgttgctactctccctaggagtggctgtcctgaaaagatgactgcaagagcacagcgcagaatgctcaatgaggttaagaagaatcccaGAGTGTTAGCCAacgacttacagaaatctctggaacatgctaacatctctgttgacgagtctacgatacgtaaaacactaaacaagaatggtgttcattggAGGACACcccagaagaagccactgccgtCCAAAAAatacattgctgcacgtctgaagttcgcaaaagagtacctggatgttccacagcgctactggcaaaatattctgtggacagatgaaactgaagttgagttgtttggaaggaacacacaacactatgtgtggagaaaaaaaggcacagcacaccaacataaaaaacaactgtaaaatatggtggagaAAGATGGTTTGGGGCtgatttgctgcctcagggcctggacagcttgctatcatcgacggaaaaatgaattcccaagtttatcaagacattttgcaggagaatgtaaggctatctgtccaccaattgaagctcaacaaaagttgggtgatgcaacaggacaacgatgcaaaacacagaagtaaatcaacaacagaatggcttcaacagaagaaaattaTTCTGGAGTGGGTTATTGCtgtcaaaggagggtcaaccagttatttttatttaactattaaatccaagggttcaacAAACTTTTCCACCTTGCACTGTGCATTTttacatggtgtgttcaacaAAGACATGAACaagtataattgtttgtgtgttattagattaagcagactgtgtttgtctattgttgcgactagatgaagatcagatcaaattttacgaccaatttatgcagaaatccaagtaattccaaagggttcacatactttttcttgccactgtatgtctATGTGAAGAAATCTAGAGTGTAGATTGCAATCTCTCCTGGCCTATAGAACAGGTCCAAGTTAAAGAAACTAGCAAACTAACTAACTAGAAACAAGTCATTTAGAAAAATGTGTGCACTACCCCAAACAATAAATAGTCCCACTAACACTTACTTTAGTAATACTGTATAGAATTTGTAGATCCAGGTTCTACCTTGATGACGTTGTTGGCATGGGTGGGTTTACACTTCTCCAAAATGTGGTCACGGAGCTGAGAGACCTTCTTGGCGCGGAGCAGGTAGTGACACAGCAGCTCCTTGGGCTGGAGGGTCTCCCCCAGGTTCCTCAGGCCCAGGACGATCAGGCTGGAAAAACAAAATGGCGAAGAGCAAAAGACTCAGCCTACGGACTTAGTTTATTTCTCAGAGAGTTGTTAACACAAAAAAGCATACAGAAATCAAATTAATTTAGATTCCAAGTTTACGGACTACGGAAACAAATTGGTTTAGGACGGTGTGCATATAACAGAGTATATACAGTGTAATATGGGCATTCTAGGAGGGTATAACGTTTAGTCATTATATTTAATAGGTGATTCTTACCAGTCCTCTCCTGCGGTGAACATGCTGACGGAGCGAGCAGAATGCAGGGCTGGGTCCAGGCTGACGTGGGGCAGCAGCTCGGGGTACAGGAACACGGGCCGCGTGGCAAACAGCCATGCCAGCTGGGGGGGCATCGACGGATGCTTCCGGACTGGTAGCACACAACGAACCAGTTAGTGTGAGAAAGATTAAAACAAACATGAATTAGGCCCAACATCCTAAGTGAGTCCAAATATTTTCAATTGAGACGGGTATGTTGTAATGAAACAGTATATGTTTGTCAGAAGTCGCCATTGCTCTCGCAATCGCTTACCTCTCCTGCGTGTTCGTGGCTCGTTAGGGGCTTCTTGGTAAGGGATTGGGGACAGTGAGAGCTCCTCTAGCAGTGACAGTGCCCCCTGTAGGTTACAGGCGTTGAACACACTGGTGAAGCCTGGCTCCACTGGGCCCTGGGTCAACTCCCCACGCTGGGCAAACATCTGTAACTCCATCTGAGGAAGAGGTAGGGAAGGAATAcattaactatatatatatattttgagagAGATGAAAAGGAGGGAGATATGGTGGGAGTATCAGCGAGAGAATGAGAGTATGTTAATAAGTTGGTGCAGCTAAAGGCACCAGTGAAAGTGTGTTTGTCAGTATGTTTCTCTCTCACCAGGAATTGCTTGGTGGTGGCAGCTTCGCTCTGCAGTGCAGCCACTGGGCTGGTCAACATTTGGACCTGGGTTAAGAGCTGGACATGCTGCAGACAGAGGAAAATACAGTCATTACTGATCAAGAAACAAACAAAGGTTAGCTTCATTGTGATTCCAGGATTGGCCAGGATTTTACTATGTAGGTTGATTtagatatttttgttgttgtttacaccttagccaaatacatttaaactcagtttttcccaattcctgacatttaatcctagtaaaaattccccgttttaggtcagttaggatccaactttattttaagaatgtgaaatgtcagaatgatttatttcagctttaatttctttcatcacattcccagtgggtcagaagtttacatgctaccaaatactaattgagtgtattgcctttaaaattgtttaacttgggtcaaatgttttgggtagccttccacaagcttcccacaataagttgggtgaattttggcccattcctcctgacagagctggtgtaactgagtcaggtttctaggcctccttgctcgcacacactttttcagttctgcccacaaattttctataggattgagatcaaggctttgtgatggccactccaataccttgactttgttgtccttaagccattttaccacaactttggaagtatgcttggggtcattgtccatttggaagacccattttcaaccaagctttaacttcctgactgatgtcttgatgttgcttcaatatatccacataattttccatcctcatgaagccatccattttgtgaagtgcaccagtccctcctgcagcaaagcacccccacaacatgatgctgctacccccgtgcttcacggttgggatggtgttcttcagcttgcaagcctcccctttcctctaaacataacaaatggtcattatggccaaacagttctatttttgtttcatcagaccagaggacatttctccaaaaagtatgatctttgtccccctgtgcagttgcaaaccgtagtctggctttttttatggcagttttggagcagtgccttcttccttgctgtgcggcctttcaggttatgtcgatataggactcgttttactgtggatatagatacttttgtacccgtttcctccagcatcttcacaaggtcctttgctgttattctgggattgatttgcacttttcgcaccaaagtacgttcatctctaggagacagaacgggtctccttcctgagcggtatgacggctgcgtggtcccatgaagtttatacttgcatactgttgtttgtacag
This genomic interval from Oncorhynchus clarkii lewisi isolate Uvic-CL-2024 chromosome 18, UVic_Ocla_1.0, whole genome shotgun sequence contains the following:
- the LOC139373499 gene encoding GON-4-like protein; its protein translation is MSLVRKRKSSSLKGGPAKSIRTGKLQSTRTPASYNASSPLTTEASAIVTISTGERVPEIHGTSSPWRRSPRFKSHGLIGQVPSPDLLVAEGSPGQVENEEEAGQCSPAQCPPQTEEETDLVITMDDRQGGGHKGSRKKGGVKRKKRAADGEVGGGEQEGASPELEIDRELDRELENKSRQHNLTTANVRNIIHEVITNEHVVAMMKAAINETEAVPVFEPKMTRSKFKEVVEKGVVIPTWNISPIKKVNKEKAPQFVDIQLAEEDSSDEEYCPDEEEEDETAEDTFQESDMESMASSPRGIRGGFYRGIHTQWDDDRSVSPMQVQRSRSRHLTVEVVPMGPPPPPQPSSSHGPQGPSTTRAPPDFSFLEKLHAVEEELAIGPVCLEPYQPPMADGLMACRTRSKRPLRDVPMGQLEAELCAPDITPDMYGCGSAPEDLEWTHWLQGIMTSDMYNDEEGDDDDDPEYNFLAEIDEPDVEDYRNDRAVRIPKKEVNQLMEELFETFQDELTAQEQDEEGHEEEEEREEEAPALGKPDFSTPPDIPLGDPVVVVTAGRYRTVKEQLAAIRHHRALLESQGLLAPRALVTKPREPPPPFTPTLSHCQRLQLQQQVQQHVQLLTQVQMLTSPVAALQSEAATTKQFLMELQMFAQRGELTQGPVEPGFTSVFNACNLQGALSLLEELSLSPIPYQEAPNEPRTRRRVRKHPSMPPQLAWLFATRPVFLYPELLPHVSLDPALHSARSVSMFTAGEDCLIVLGLRNLGETLQPKELLCHYLLRAKKVSQLRDHILEKCKPTHANNVIKAYRLQKVVQPMPVACERVNPGDLRPSVEREERAMPGWLGRSLPYIYEAIEDLNSSPDTETMSACQSKKAPLNTLLFSSSRTLDYSFPPATRYPPQLPDSLSFQRCGFRRCHPPPDCDLSLSLAVSHSAPHSLKSGTTRSENNLQAGAVIQHELQPIHPATSKPPPLQHPTKPHLKHPLRPQPKSSQKPLQVILNLPAPVAAAVLCPAHSARVLASRLSHSAPLAEDQVAGKFSTFANLRRLPRLLPAPPPNNKNPPQTNLNTVTPNSGANLLWFSHMNSRTASTSTETQTSVSTTSPIEQFKDKSSRTSRRVTKELKSSLKSEGQPQPSASPEPPALDQALTPDDYVTAVMEEEGRDEEKEDCGREEEDGDHFGMTLLALSESSASPPGSVDCIDPMEESEEVQEITLTLSPRPSGMGDGGREGDEGMGHQEVEEAVSPASEVSTLSVPELQETMEKLSWLASGGRSEDSEEGERSGTPSGCCSNTPNPPSSKHEQHHTGEVGSEGMSKIPPFLCDYDDVLDSDPLRERKEMAFAQNYLNRVCHALQEVPGRVKEFLEVLYEFEQDGDEHTSVELFTRLKPVLNEWPELLRDFAAFLHLEQAQECGLLAEQQAFERSRRFLRQLELSFGETSSHYCKIVSVLQGGPTLSPAGIKEMKAQVATLLQGHTHLQGEFWGFFNELHIRPSPQCQTENRGCGDVTNTNSTSQRSSAANAKRCQGPKTPKAKRVMEDEADEEKEGDRSNRPVCAKNISLTPSGEKVILWTREADRAILTACQQKGANKSTFQAVSTQLDNKTANEVGARFQDLMRLFRFSAQRVCSDEDVSDTEQPTSSREPELD